The region TTATTCTTTCTGAAAAGCATATGCGATGTTACCGCTTCAATCATAAGGAGAATGGGGGCAGGCCACCCCGCATGGTTTTGACCACCTCACTCCTTGAACTGGGGGGTTCGTCGCCTCTTCTCCCCTTCATTCGAGAGGTGTGCCAATATTTTAAGGATGCACCCATCCAGATTAGTCCGAATGGGTATAGAATTATGATTGCACTCTACATCATGTATAACATTGAACGATACGCGAAACTGACGGCTATGTAACTCCGCTACTTTGTCACTATAAAGCAATCTGGTGATAAGGACCATGACTATGTTTACTTCTCTGTCTGGACCgaattctataaaaataatttaacCATCAGAAGTCCAAGTAATTCTGGAGACTGGAAAAAGCCATACTTCTATATTTATGACATTCCTCATATGCAGACCCATTTTAACATTAGTCTTGGTAAGTTTCTCCCAACTTAGTACCCTTTCGTATATCCATTACCTTGCACTTTGTCActaataaattttatattttccCACTTTGTCACAGATCAACCATTATGCCCGATACTCAAAGGCAAAGATAAGGAGAATGGAGACAACATGGTTAAACTTCCTGACGAGAAGAGAAACCTTTGACTCATACTTAAAAGTAATAATTTAACGTGGTGTGAGTTTCTAAGACAAGAGGTGAAGACCTTAAAAAAGAGTGTTGTCAACCCTCGTTGGAGCCAAAATAATACATGTTTCATTAACAAATAGAATGTTAGGCTATATAGACCTCATATCATATGCATTCACTACTAAAAATAGTGCCTACGACATCACCCCTTTAACATTGGTTAAAAATGTCACCGACGCttcaaaaccgatgttaaatgtgTTTTAAGATATCGGTATCTTAACCAACCAATATTTAGAAtcgttttaaaaaaaataaaaagggCCCGCTTCTCTCTTTCCCCGTTAATGCACCAAAAAATTCCCCATTTAATCAAAAATATATTCACAGTTTTTCCCCCTTAACCAAAACCGTTCCCCTTCCCTCTCattctctctcctctctctctcattctctttctctcttctctctcggtgtctcttctctcttctctcagtctctcttctctctcatctctcactgCCTCTCTTCTCAATCATTTTCTCTAAACCTAATTATACCCGTATCTGTACAAACCATTAATTAAACTCGATTAATTCCTAAATCGAGCTCGATTGGTGCTAAATAATCTTGAAAGAATTGGGTCTACTCGATTTGTGTGAGAAAAGTaagtttatttcgaatttattgttaaattttaaatttttattttaatagaGGTTTGTTTACAGGTCTTTGAAACTTTGTTAGTTTTGAAAGAAGTTGGATTTGCTTGATTAGATAAGATTAAATTCTAATCAACTCTATTAAAAGTTGGTGTATGTATTGTTAATCTTGAAAAAAATGGGTCTACAGATCTATATAAGCTGTACTGGTGGCCTTATTATTGTTACCGCTAGTATTGTAATGTTCACTGCGGAATGGAGGCCCGAATTGTATCACTGCGGAATGGAGGCCCGAATTGTAATGTTCACTGTGGAATGGAGACCCGAATTGAAATTGAACCGTATTGTCTTATTTTTCCTCCCTTATTTCCCCATTTTTGAACTGGGCAGGACATCGGATGAGCTTGATAGAATCTGAAATGTTCTGTAGGTGACATCCAAACAAGATCAGAAGCAATATTGGCAGCATAGGGATGAACCTTACAGATTTGTTACAGCCAAGGAATTTTCTGAAGCTTACCTATCATTCCATTGGGGGCGTAGAATGGGAGATGATCTTGGAACTCCATTTGACAAAAGCAAAAGTCACCGAGCTACTTTGACAACCAACAAGTATGGGGTTAAAAAAATGGAGCTCGGGCATATTTTTCACATTTTTTGATCTTTTTTATTTTATGTTACAATTCTCTtaatttaatgattattattatAAGGAATGTATTACACATTTTCATTTAGAGGGTGATTTCAAGTCTTGTGAGGCTTGAATTTTAGTCAGCAACTTGTAAATCGATTCACATGTTTGTTGATGCAAAAAGTCGACTTCATTATACCTTATGTTTCTGCTATAAAAAGGATGTTACTTCACATTACTCAAAGGGATTGGTTCTGTGCCTTGCCGTAGTGATTTCTGCTTATTTTTTTGTTCAAAAACTTCCTAGTTGCATGCTGAGTTATCTCCTTGTAATTTTtgctaatttttttatttttctgtaATTCCGTTACTTCAGATCTGGCAATTGGCGCAAGAGATCAGTGAATTAACTACCGCAAATCCTATAACTATCAATACTGGAAGTTCAAGCTCTAGCGGTATGAAAAATGAATCATTTCAAGCACTCGTTGTCCATGAACATTAACAACAAACAATCCGGTGCTCCTAGGTTACCTTATCTAATGTTCTTCTTGGGATCATTGTAACTTGATATTCTTATTAACTGATAGGTGATGAAGTTTAGTTTAAGTAACCTAGGTTTAAATTTGGAAAGTAGGCATGTAGCTGATTAAACTTCTAAGTTTCTCCTATTTCTACTTCTGTACATCTGTTTGTCATCACTTCTGCACATAATTCTCTTAATCATATCTTATTAAAGATAGACCTCCACTAATTGTGGACTATTCTCCGTGGTGATTTAATGTCGGAAGATTATCAGCTGTATATAAGTTTAAGCTACACTCTGTCAATTGATTCACCAAATTGATAGAGTCTATTAATGGACATGGATGATTTCTTAGCTTTTAAATGTACTTATAGCAATTTGCACTTGTGTTTGAACTTCTCAATTCTTCTCACAGGAAGCTATTCTTCATATTTAATGCCAGTGGCTTCCCTTGGAGCAATGGGATATTGTTACATGTGGTGGAAGGTAATATTTTTTTCCTAATCAATTAACAGCTGGTCTACTTTTGAATAttatgattttataaattcttataTGATTCCATATGATTCTGCAATCACTGGCTTATGTTGCTCGTCACAATGAGCATTAATATAACAAGCAAATTATTTAGAGTAAGCTATAATGAATTAAGTACCTGGGAGTGCACCTCTGGGCAGGCTCAGGTCCACAACTAAATCAGATATGGTTTCTTTAACTATTGCAGCTGCAGCTACAACTACAATCCTAAATCATTAACTTTGGTCTATTATACCTTATAGATATtgagaatattttagaaaaattctataaattttaattaaatctGTCACAAACTGTATTAAAAAACCAACCTGTATTTCTCTTGTTCATGACTATAAATTGGAATTGCGGTTCAGTGTTCCTACAATTGGAAGCCAAAATTAATAGTAGGACTTGTGCGTGCCAAAAggaacaaaatcaaattaataaaTGCATCCTCTAATTTTCCCATGTCAGCCCCATATATTGAAAACATCAAAATGAAGTGGACACAACACTGCGATAGTTGAAACTTATATCTTTCCCTCGCCCCCTTCTTCCAGGTACCACTTCATTTCCTATCTTCTATACTATGTTTACTCACCTGTTTGCTATTCCAATTTTTTCGCAATGCCTTATGCTAAATTCATCTCCTCTGCTATTGTTGATCGTGCAGTTTTTCTTGAATTCATTTTTACACATTTACGGTTAACTGATCATCGTCAAGTGACTCGTTGTGGGTTATGTTGTATGTCAATTCTACACATTTTTTTACTAGTTCCTATTTTGTCCAAATTTCAAGTGTTTTTACTTCATTACTCACTTCTTGCTGTATTCTTTCATTTTATTGCATTGCAGGAGTTTGATGAAAGCCTTCAACAGGTTGATCCTGATACAGTCACATTACAATTTACTTCTTGTTCTATTGTCATTTTGCCTCTATACTAACCATATATGCTCTTGTTTTGTGCTTTTACCTTTCTTCTAAAAGGCGGCTTATGAGTCCAATTCATCGTAACCATACACTAACACTTAGCAGCGCTAGGTTACGTTAATTTGCAGCTATATGTTACAACTGTATATGCATATATGTCTGAGTCCAAGTACTTCTAATAGTGTTTCTTTAGGTAAAAGtaatatctaattaaataatgtaataaaaaaattaatgtaCCAAACTTTATGAGGGAGAACTAGTATATTATTTGATGAACTAGTCCTAAACAATAATTGAAGTATTGTTCAAATGGTTCACGTTTTCACGACCAATAGCTTGAACTTCATTTTGATTGGAATGTTTATCAGCATCCTCTGGCTTCGGAAGTGTATATGTTAGTTAATTACACAGCTGAAGTGTGTTTTGCATTTGTGTTTGTAGTGGCAATTATACGgaatggaaaagaaattttaTTGCAGGTAACCTAACAATGTGTTTTTTTTAGATAGAATTGCTATGGTTCTGTGATTTTGTTTTGCTTTTCTTAGTACATTTGGAAAAGACATAGAAGTTGTTTGTCTATGCATAGCTAAAAAAGAGTTGTTTGACAGGCTTTCAACTGGGAGTCTCACAAACATGACTGGTGGAGAAATTTAGATTCTAAAGTTTCTGATATTGCAAAGTCCGGGTTTACGTCAGCCTGGTTACCACCACCAAGCAATTTTTTTGCACCTGAAGGTACAAATATATGAACATAGTCGTTTTACATATTGTTAAATTGTTTTTTAGTTACTTCTACGAGGATTCTTATAACGGTTTACATTTATTTCAAAAATCTGTTTGACTGCAGGTTACCTTCCACAAAATCTTTATTCTCCTGATTCCTCATATGGTTCTGAGAGCATGTTAAAAGATTTACTTCATAAGATGAGGCAACATAAAGTTCGGACAATGGCTGACATAGTCATCAATCATCGTATTAGAACTACCCAGGGACATGGTGGAAGGTATAGTCGCTACGATGGAATTTCATTATCATGGGATGAACACGCAGTTACATCTTGTACTGGTGGATTGGTAAGCAATTTTTTTTAATTGTGTACCTCTTATCCACTTGCAATTAATTGTGACTGATTTGATGTTGAGTAATGAGTGCTAATCATTTACTAAAAAATTTAGTTTAGTCTTGTCTAGTTTATTTGATACGGACCTGCATATAGAAGTTATTTGATACTGATCTTTAAATTATTAGAAATGATTCAACATATTGAATAGACCTGTCCTATAACTTGCCTTCAGGGGGAAACACGTCATGAAGCTCTACACCAGCAAACATATATGGTTTAGTATTCAAATTTATCGATACTATAATGGTATGTAAATTTCATGTCTTAAGCTCCAGGATTTTTTTGTAATTATGCAGGAGTGCTTAAATTTTTTGTACATGATTAGCTTAGCACGATTCAATTACAAGCTGAATTTAATACAATGGCTATTTGAGATGCTTGATTATGCATAAAATTGAACATCTTAGTAGAATATTTGGATCTATATCCAAAATGGACATACAAAGAGCACATTTGCAAAGCCTgaattatatttggctctatatGCATATAATTTAGACGCATCTGTTAAGTTAATTGTGTTGTATAGTTATTACATGATTTCCCAATATCACAAAGAACTTTTGAATATTATCAGTTTGAATAGTATAAAGAGTGTAGTGTCCATAGTTCTTACCCTGCACTCATAAATTTCTCCTTTTTTGTGTTCATTCTCTATAGTACAAATTCAGCAGCGAGCTGAAAGAGATGCTGCTCGTCTAGAACAAAGCAGGATTGTTCTTGCTCTACGGCTAGGGAACACAAAGGCAAGAACTATGAAGTCATTGACGAAGCTAGAGGTTTTGTGGGAGTTGTACATAATGCTACCAACTTTGCTTCAGCTGATACTATTTACGGTTCAGCAGCATATCCATCCGGAGCATATCCATCCGGGGAGAATTGCTTGGGGAATGCGGCTTTAGTGAGCTAGATAGGTTAGAAATGTGATTGTAAGTAGGTAATTTTTGATGTTAATatagatgtagatatagaaataTGTTGGTTGAATGCTGATATATAAGTTTTTTGGTATATGTTTGTTCTCGtttaagattgtttgttaattgaTATAGCTTTTAATTAGTAACCAACTGATGTCAAAAATAAGCAAAACACAACAATTTTGACAGGAAAAATGATGTAAATAGGGACTTTCACATCGCTAACCTAAGTGAAACCGATGTCATATGCCATATTTAACATCGCTAACCTAATTAAAATCGATGTGATATGCCATATTTAACATCGATTCTATGTAGCAACTGATGTACTATACAAAGTAAGACATCATTTCTTTTAAGAATCTGATGTCTATCAGTTTAATGTTCTTCCTTGTTAGATGTTTATAGTTGCTTCTTAACCTCCTAATTACCATTTTTCACAATCtagttttaacatgttattaAAAAAAGGACTAATTATACATCAGTTTGCTAAGAAAATCGATGTTTATGTACATATTTAACAAtggctaaaaaccgatgttaaataccCCTACCTTTCTCTGCacatgcgaagacatcggtttgaaaaaaaaaagacatcggtttataatcgatgtctaagggcatttttctagtagtgatttCATGGTAGCCCACGTTGATCTGCCGCATCCCATATCACTTGCATTGAACTATAATGCATTCACATGCTTACTTTATTGATTTTTTCTTGTACTAATGTAATTTTTTGTTTATTGTACATGCATGGCTTCCAAGAAACCTCCCACGATCCTTTTCATTAGGAAGAACAAGGTGGAAGGTGCCTCTAATAACCCTTCTCGTGACCAGGAAAAATCTTCCTCCCTTGTGGGTATAACTGCCCAGGATTCTCCTAAGCAGATAACATATAATGAGCATCTTTGACATCCATCTGCTCCACGCTTCTAGTAGAAATAAGCCTACTTAGATCATTATTACTCATGAAGAACCACCACTAAAGTGGACCAAAGAAAACACAAGCTCTTTATTAAATCCTTCTCCTGGACAGGTTAGCTAGACCTTTGGAAAATTGGTGCATGcccatattgcaaaagctgatatGTATGCTTGGTCCCAGCAGTCCATGGAGGAGTCCAACGCTTCCATGACTAGAGCTATAACAGAGTTTTTCTATCATCAGACCACTCTTCACAAGGAGATTCAGCCCTTAGTTTTTTCGAATCAAAAGATGAGCAAACAGTTAGCGACCCTCGAATTTGTACTTACGGAGACTCGGACCAATGCCGAGGGCTCGGAGGATACTTGGAAGAAAAAGCTTGAGGATGCGACTAAGAAACTTAATAAAAATCTTCAAGATGAGAAGTCAGCCAAAAAGAAGCTCGAGTTGGATCATATTGCTGAGAAAGAGAAGATAGACTCCCAGATAAAGGACTTTGCAGATCGTATTGCTAAGCTGGAAAGGGAAGCTAAAGATTCTGTTGATGCCCTCCCAATTACCATTGATGAGGCTGAGAACATGGGACCTGTTAACTTTATAAATATCTTCTTAGAAAAGATTGATGAGTTTGATTGATACCGGTTTGATGAAAAAATTGAGAAACTTGCTGATGACCTTAGAAAGGAGATTAGGAAAGGAGCAACTAAAGAGGCTCCTTGATTTCTTATTTATTCCTCTCAAACTTTATTTTCTAGAGTCATTAGAGGTACGGACACTCCATTTATTTGCCTCGTAATTGTAGACTTAATTTTTTTGACTTACCTGGATGTTTTTTGGAATCTTTATTGGCATGCTTTATTTATGAATCTTCATATAGTTTTCACAATAAAACtgtaaaatattatattatcACTTTGTTGTTTATATGATGAGATGATAATTGTGGCGATGTGATTGTTGTCCACCAGCCTTTTCCACCAGCCTTGGGCAACTCCCCAATAAGATctatcccccacatagcaaagggtCAAGAACTCATAAAAGTAGTGAGATGAGTATAGTGAGATGAGTAGCCGGAACATTGAAGAAGTTGGCATACCTTTGACAATTCTCACATGCTCTAGAAAATTCAAAAAATTCTTTTTTAGAGTAGGCCAGTAATAACCCTGCTTGAGGACCTTTTGGACTAGAAAACTACCCCCGAGTGATCGTCACATATGCCTTCGTGTACCTCCCTTAGGATGTAACTACATTCTTCTCCATCTACACACTTCAGCAGTGATGTGTCGAAACCCCTTTTGTAAAGAACCTCATTATAGATGACATAACGGGTTATCTGATACTGTTTTGGGGAAGAGTACCTGTCTTGACATAGTCCAAATTCGAGTCATCCATGTTAGCCCTAAAGTAGCAATCTCAAAAGAAAATTCTTCAGGAATACTTGGTTTGTTTTGAATTTTGAGAGGGATGCCTCCAAGCAGGGTGGCCTCTCGTTAAGAGCCCAATTTGGCTAGCACATTAGCCCCTGTATTTTCATCCCTTGAGATGTGCTCCAGCCTCACTTCATTAAAAAGCTTGATGATTCTTTGTGCACATTTCAGATAAAGTTCAGTTCGGGGTCCCCTAGCCTGCCATCCGTAACCAATATGGTGTATTACCAACATTGAGTCGCTGTTAATATTAACATTCTGCATCCCCATCTCCAGAGCTAGTTTGAGGCCTATAATGAAAGCCTCGTATTCAGTATCATTGTTGGTTGCTTTGAAGGTAAAATGGATAGCTCTCCAAAACTTTTGCCCTTCGGGGGTTATTAGTTCTATCCCAGCTCATGATCCTTCATTATTCACAGCCCATCAACATAGAGAGCCCATCATGGGGCGCAATTTTTCTTATCATCGAAGGGTTCCACTACCCATGGGGTTTCTATGAGATCCCAAGAGTCTTCCTCAGATTGAGGAGGGAACTCAAGTATGAAGTTGACCAACGCTTGGCCCTTCAAAGCATCTCGAGGCTTGTAATCCACTTCAAATTGAATGAGCTCAACTGTCCACTTAAGAAGTCTACCTGATGTCTCAATCTTGTACCTAACTTGCCTCAAGGGGTAGGCAGTTCatacttcaattttatgagcaTTGAAGTAGGGTCTTAGCTTGATTGAGGCTAATGTGAGAGCATATGACAACTTTTCCATGCTAGAATATCTAGTCTTGGCATCCAACATTCTTTTTCTAGTATAATAGAATGGGTGTTGAACCCCTTTCTCCTCATGAATGAGCACAACACTGATAGCATGTTCAAGAACAATAATATAGATAATAAGAGTCTCCCCCACCTTAGGTTTTGAGAGGAGGGGAGGTTTTCCTAGGTGTTCCTTAATCTTCTAAAAGACCTACTCACATTCAGGGGTCCATTCAAATTTCTTTCCAACTTTTTGATGGCCTTCAAGAACTCATGACAGTTGTCAGAGGACTTAGAAACAAAATGGTTCAAGACATCTGTCCTCCCTGTGAGGATTTTTTTGCtcagtaaagtaattatttaaggggggGTTGGatactgtaacgcccccaaatctggggtcagaggatttggtcgtcactataaaacttcaatccaaattaacctgttaaatcaataaataaatgccagcggaagataattattatttatgaccccaaactacttcaggatcttttaaggttacagttctagaaacaagatatccaaattccataaataaattttttactttcttttaaaactcttttcaacaaattccaaactcaaagctaaaccccctagtataacttcgaagagaagtatactaggcccaactatatgttggatttttaacgcagcgggggcatggcaaaacacttttacacatataaaatccaaataaaagcatataaatcatgaataaaaattcgagggatcgaatctaaccttttaaaataattcggagacaacgatcagagatccttagcagttgctcctcaagtgtgaagcactccaccggtatccaccaagaaaacgatgttaaggaggaggaaggaggtggagagaattgggttttccaaactttttgggttttcgggtttcgaggttagaataaaaatagggtctataatagtgtatttataggcaaaattttcagctgaaattttcccataaatattattattattatcccatttattattctcattaataattaaaacatcttttaatcattaatcctttttctaaacactttagaaataattctctctcttgatttaatttccaaaaattaaatccttaattaataatattaagaacttttcttaattaatt is a window of Apium graveolens cultivar Ventura chromosome 11, ASM990537v1, whole genome shotgun sequence DNA encoding:
- the LOC141698312 gene encoding putative alpha-amylase 2 isoform X2, producing the protein MLVNYTAEVCFAFVFVVAIIRNGKEILLQAFNWESHKHDWWRNLDSKVSDIAKSGFTSAWLPPPSNFFAPEGYLPQNLYSPDSSYGSESMLKDLLHKMRQHKVRTMADIVINHRIRTTQGHGGRYSRYDGISLSWDEHAVTSCTGGLYKFSSELKEMLLV
- the LOC141698312 gene encoding putative alpha-amylase 2 isoform X1, whose protein sequence is MLVNYTAEVCFAFVFVVAIIRNGKEILLQAFNWESHKHDWWRNLDSKVSDIAKSGFTSAWLPPPSNFFAPEGYLPQNLYSPDSSYGSESMLKDLLHKMRQHKVRTMADIVINHRIRTTQGHGGRYSRYDGISLSWDEHAVTSCTGGLGETRHEALHQQTYMV